One segment of Triticum aestivum cultivar Chinese Spring chromosome 2A, IWGSC CS RefSeq v2.1, whole genome shotgun sequence DNA contains the following:
- the LOC123187293 gene encoding U-box domain-containing protein 33 yields MEILSPSPPPSPARSQFVYGGAGALLRRDQAGAGAGALLHVAVGRSPEKTLPLLRWAFRRFACARVALVHVHQPSPVIPTLLGKIPAAQATEELVLSHRRSERDERNRILLAYLAFCQRAQVQATVLVTENEQINDGIVALVRDHGVTKLVMGSIPDNCFKLKAGHNKEYFMAKNAPAFCEIWFVWRGRHIWTREASAAIGNSISVYNQDDIMMTRKRTRFSPNSNNAESMLAEGTVSDNGRVNDYGALGADANHFYNMRISNLQDAESAFNSTLWPDSSVLRGALQLHSKEMLDANLKQVMVEAEGSRKEAFLELLKRKEIESKVASAFVRVKASESSKKRETKIREELEGLFVATRKQHEDLARSKEKATAVLDSSMRRLDILDARAKNMSLRMDEAVAELEVIQCSINILKQERTKAHKKEDRHTNHVEEGCTYSHSKLPNCSSIVLGGDPCTFRQLTLLDVQDATCKFSESFKLRPRGHGCIYKGKAMNRSVMIHKLHSHSIKSSMQFQREVYILNKVRHPHLVTLVGVCPEALCLAYEYPKNGSLHDHLFGKLNSTPPLPWKIRARIVAEISSALLFLHSCKPQMMVHGGLNLENVLLDSDFHCKIADFGTLTEEDSKDHPALLAHKSDINSFGTVILQLLTGKQPGSPGLASEVRRALSCGKLSSILDPTAGEWPMEAARRLAEFGLECSGDRPELTQETLRELEQLHLIRGRPVPSFFLCPILKQTMDDPQVAADGVTYEGRAIREWIEDGRAVADLKLKHLGLTPNHALRFAIQDWLSQPQW; encoded by the exons ATGGAGATActgagcccgtcgccgccgcccagcCCGGCCAGGAGCCAGTTCGTCTACGGCGGCGCCGGCGCGCTCCTGCGCCGCGACcaggccggcgccggcgccggcgcgctgCTCCACGTCGCCGTCGGGCGGTCGCCGGAGAAGACGCTGCCGCTGCTGCGCTGGGCGTTCCGCCGCTTCGCCTGCGCCCGCGTCGCCCTCGTCCACGTCCACCAGCCCTCCCCGGTCATCCCCACCCTCC TGGGCAAGATTCCGGCGGCTCAGGCGACGGAGGAGCTGGTCCTGTCCCACCGCAGGTCCGAGAGGGACGAGAGGAACCGGATCCTCCTCGCCTACCTCGCCTTCTGTCAAAGGGCGCAG GTGCAGGCAACTGTTCTTGTAACAGAGAACGAGCAGATCAACGACGGCATCGTCGCTTTGGTCAGGGATCATGGGGTCACAAAGCTTGTCATGGGTTCTATACCGGATAA TTGCTTCAAGTTAAAGGCAGGCCACAACAAGGAATATTTTATGGCAAAGAATGCTCCAGCATTTTGCGAAATTTGGTTTGTATGGAGAGGAAGACACATCTGGACCAGAGAAGCAAGCGCAGCCATTGGCAACAGCATCTCGGTCTACAACCAGGATGATATTATGATGACCAGAAAGAGGACTAGGTTCAGCCCAAATAGCAACAACGCTGAATCCATGCTTGCTGAAGGCACTGTATCAGATAATGGTCGAGTGAACGATTATGGAGCTCTTGGAGCTGATGCCAACCATTTCTACAATATGAGAATATCAAATTTACAGGATGCAGAATCTGCATTCAACTCAACCCTCTGGCCTGATTCCTCTGTACTTAGGGGAGCATTGCAGTTACATTCTAAG GAAATGTTGGATGCAAATCTCAAGCAAGTCATGGTTGAAGCTGAGGGATCAAGGAAGGAAGCTTTTCTTGAGCTTCTCAAGCGCAAAGAAATAGAGTCAAAAGTGGCCAGTGCTTTTGTCAGG GTAAAAGCTTCTGAGTCTTCTAAAAAACGAGAAACGAAAATAAGGGAGGAACTTGAGGGTTTATTCGTAGCCACGAGAAAGCAGCATGAAGATCTGGCAAGAAGTAAAGAAAAAGCTACGGCTGTGTTGGACTCTTCTATGAGAAGATTAGACATCCTAGATGCTCGTGCTAAAAACATGAGCCTTCGGATGGATGAAGCTGTGGCGGAGCTTGAGGTGATTCAATGTTCCATAAATATTCTCAAGCAGGAAAGAACAAAGGCTCACAAGAAAGAAGATAGACATACCAACCATGTTGAAGAAGGGTGCACATACAGCCATTCCAAGTTGCCGAACTGCAGTTCAATTGTTCTTGGTGGTGATCCTTGCACCTTTAGACAATTGACACTGTTAGATGTGCAAGATGCAACATGTAAATTCTCAGAGAGCTTCAAATTACGTCCACGGGGTCATGGGTGCATTTACAAAGGAAAAGCTATGAACAGGAGTGTGATGATTCATAAGTTGCACTCACATAGCATTAAGAGCTCGATGCAATTCCAGAGAGAG GTCTACATCCTAAACAAAGTGAGGCACCCTCATCTAGTGACACTGGTTGGGGTATGCCCAGAGGCACTGTGTCTTGCCTATGAATATCCGAAAAATGGGAGCCTTCATGACCATCTCTTCGGCAAACTCAACAGTACCCCGCCGTTGCCATGGAAAATCCGTGCACGCATTGTGGCGGAGATCTCAAGTGCTCTGCTGTTCCTGCATTCATGTAAACCACAGATGATGGTTCACGGTGGCCTGAATCTCGAGAACGTCCTTCTGGATTCCGACTTCCACTGCAAGATAGCCGATTTCGGTACATTGACAGAGGAAGACTCGAAGGATCATCCAGCATTGCTGGCACACAAGTCTGATATCAACTCCTTCGGCACCGTGATACTGCAGCTACTAACTGGTAAACAGCCTGGTAGTCCAGGCCTTGCTAGCGAAGTAAGGCGCGCTCTGTCCTGCGGAAAGCTGTCGTcgatcttggatccaacggctggGGAGTGGCCAATGGAGGCGGCCCGAAGACTAGCGGAGTTCGGGCTCGAGTGCAGCGGAGACAGGCCGGAGCTGACTCAGGAAACACTACGAGAACTGGAGCAGCTGCATTTGATCAGGGGGCGGCCAGTACCGTCCTTCTTCCTGTGCCCAATTCTCAAGCAAACAATGGATGATCCTCAGGTGGCTGCGGACGGGGTGACGTACGAGGGACGCGCCATCCGCGAGTGGATCGAGGATGGCCGGGCCGTGGCCGACCTGAAGCTGAAGCACCTCGGCCTCACCCCCAACCACGCCCTTCGGTTTGCCATTCAGGACTGGCTCTCTCAGCCTCAGTggtga